From Haemophilus parainfluenzae:
CACAAGAATTAGTGCACGTTCTGCAAATTGTACGTGAAGCAACGTTAAATGCGATGAAACACTCCAAAGGCACACGTATAGAAGTAAAAGCCCATATTAATGCTGAGGGCGAATACGAAATCCTCGTACAAGATAATGGCGTAGGGATACCTACATTAGACGAGCCAGACGGACATTATGGTTTAAATATCATGACTGAGCGCAGTCGACAATTAAATGCTCAGTTCAGTATTTCAAAAGGGGAGCAAGGCGGTACTATCGTGAAAATCACGCTTCCTCACACACTTTTTTAAGGAAAGTTAATGCAAAGTTTACAGCCGTTTCACACCTTCAATATTCCAGCAAATGCGCGTGAAATTATTGAAGCCACATCGATTGAACAAATCCAACAAGCTTGGCAAAAAGCGCAAGCTGAAAATCTACCTGTCTTATTTTTAGGACAAGGCAGCAATATGCTGTTTTTAGAAGATTTCCAAGGTGTTGTAATTGTTAACCGTTTATCGGGTATTCAACATACAGAAGATAGCAATTACCATTATTTGCATGTTAATGGTGGCGAAAATTGGCATCAGTTAGTGGAATGGTCGCTTTCACAAGGGGTTGACGGCTTAGAAAATCTCGCACTCATTCCCGGCTGTGCCGGCTCAGCACCGATTCAAAATATTGGCGCGTATGGCGTAGAATTTAAAGATGTGTGCGATTACGTGGATGTATTGAATCTCAACACGGACGAACAATTCCGTTTACAGGCGAGTGAATGTGAATTTGGTTATCGTGAAAGTATTTTCAAACATCGCTATGCACAAGGTTATGTGATTACAGCGGTTGGATTGAAATTAGCCAAAAATTGGCAACCAATTTTAAAATATGGCTCATTAGTGAATTTTGATCCTCAAACTGTAACGGCAAAACAAGTGTTTGATGAAGTGTGCCATATTCGCCGCAGCAAATTGCCCGATCCAAAAGAATTTGGTAATGCGGGCAGTTTCTTCAAAAATCCTGTGGTAAGTGCAGAACAATTTGCGAAAATCCAAAAACAGGTCGAAAATCTACCGCACTTTCCACAACCGGATGGTTCAGTGAAACTGGCAGCAGGTTGGTTAATCGATCAATGCCATTTAAAAGGATTTCAAATCGGTGGCGCAGCGATTCATCAACAACAAGCTTTAGTGCTGATTAATAAAGGCAATGCCACTGGGCATGATGTGGTTAAGTTA
This genomic window contains:
- the murB gene encoding UDP-N-acetylmuramate dehydrogenase; translation: MQSLQPFHTFNIPANAREIIEATSIEQIQQAWQKAQAENLPVLFLGQGSNMLFLEDFQGVVIVNRLSGIQHTEDSNYHYLHVNGGENWHQLVEWSLSQGVDGLENLALIPGCAGSAPIQNIGAYGVEFKDVCDYVDVLNLNTDEQFRLQASECEFGYRESIFKHRYAQGYVITAVGLKLAKNWQPILKYGSLVNFDPQTVTAKQVFDEVCHIRRSKLPDPKEFGNAGSFFKNPVVSAEQFAKIQKQVENLPHFPQPDGSVKLAAGWLIDQCHLKGFQIGGAAIHQQQALVLINKGNATGHDVVKLAHHIRQTVADKFGVYLQPEVRFMGANGEMNSEQAIS